A single window of Pungitius pungitius chromosome 20, fPunPun2.1, whole genome shotgun sequence DNA harbors:
- the stum gene encoding protein stum homolog, translating into MAPKVGGKEQWRVKTGDHPGAKAVPGAPAAGGGVVVEVREKKGPLRAAIPTMPFPLAVICLFLNTFVPGLGTFISAFAVLCGARSELISERGVCCVFWLNVAAALIQILTAVVMVGWIMSIFWGMDMVILASQWPSIWGGVGGGDFSAARPLPGAGWFEAFCLVTGGMRRQQQQQQTKTLQKHTNGQTAKHVASVRRFTGVTELCF; encoded by the exons ATGGCACCGAAAGTAGGAGGAAAGGAGCAGTGGCGCGTCAAAACCGGCGACCACCCGGGGGCCAAAGCCGTGCCGGGGGCCCCGGCCGCAGGTGGAGGAGTGGTGGTGGAGGTCCGGGAGAAGAAGGGACCTCTGCGGGCCGCGATACCCACGATGCCCTTCCCTCTGGCCGTCATCTGTCTGTTCCTGAACACCTTCGTACCGGGACTCG GTACCTTCATCTCGGCCTTCGCGGTGCTGTGCGGCGCTCGCAGCGAGCTGATCTCGGAGCGAGGGGTTTGCTGCGTGTTCTGGCTCAACGTGGCGGCGGCCCTCATCCAGATCCTGACGGCCGTGGTGATGGTCGGGTGGATCATGAGCATCTTCTGGGGAATGGACATGGTCATCCTGGCAAGTCAGTGGCCGtccatttgggggggggtggggggaggggatttTAGTGCAGCCCGTCCTCTGCCTGGCGCAGGTTGGTTCGAGGCCTTCTGCCTGGTGACGGGTGGGAtgagacgacaacaacaacaacaacaaacaaagacgctgcaaaaacacacaaacggacaAACAGCTAAACACGTTGCGTCTGTGAGGCGGTTCACGGGTGTCACAGAGCTCTGCTTCTGA
- the coq8aa gene encoding atypical kinase COQ8A, mitochondrial isoform X2: MAGDMILVMRGLAKLSQAVVETQGSSLRSGAGLPAVGAVVQSVQSVAEQGLSAAMTTMQGLSGRQQASPSEPDHDFPQDDAAFEFEEGGAEFAGDQTGSSREFAARDGAASAAGGAGGAAGAGGGKQSLFEGCKDPSQQFGGHARPYHQDARHFYSHSLSRHLWGRLYSRHPVSQLRLYHQDPSTVGGLTAEDMEKARQGKKAEVKSHKQMLSERARERKVPVTRLGRLANFGGLAVGLGFGALAEVAKKTMRHTGTAGENNKGVLDSSPFLSEANAERIVRTLCKVRGAALKLGQMLSIQDDAFINPQLAKVFERVRQSADFMPIKQMTKALNSDLGPNWRDQVESFEERPFAAASIGQVHLARMKDGREVAMKIQYPGVAQSIHSDVNNLMTVLNLSNALPEGLFPEHLIDVMRRELELECDYIREAKCAKKFKELLKDHPFFYVPEVIDELCGRHVLTTELVPGFPLDQAAGLTQELRNEICHNILLLCLRELFEFRFMQTDPNWSNFFYDPQTHRVALLDFGATRGFDLSFTDDYIEIIRSAAEGDREGVLKKSINMKFLTGYESKAMMSAHVDAVMILGEAFASTDDFEFGSQSTTRRIHNLIPVMLKHRLTPPPEETYSLHRKMGGSFLICARLNAQLRCKDMFHATYQRYWEGRTPPNQAA; encoded by the exons ATGGCAGGAGATATGATCCTAGTGATGCGGGGCTTGGCCAAGTTGAGCCAGGCGGTGGTGGAGACTCAGGGCAGCAGCCTGCGCAGCGGAGCAG GCCTCCCGGCAGTTGGCGCCGTGGTCCAAAGCGTCCAGTCGGTTGCCGAGCAGGGCCTCTCTGCCGCCATGACGACAATGCAG GGGCTGAGCGGCCGGCAGCAGGCGTCTCCGTCGGAGCCCGACCACGACTTCCCGCAGGACGACGCGGCGTTCGAGTTCGAGGAGGGCGGCGCCGAGTTCGCCGGGGATCAAACGGGAAGCAGTCGGGAATTTGCCGCCCGCGACggcgcagcatcagcagcaggaggagcaggaggagcagcaggagcaggaggaggcaaACAGTCGCTGTTTGAGGGATGCAAAGATCCCAGCCAGCAGTTCGGTGGACACGCCAGACCCTACCACCAAGACGCCAG ACACTTCTACAGCCACAGCCTGAGCAGGCACCTGTGGGGGCGGCTGTACAGCCGGCATCCGGTCAGCCAGCTCAGGCTCTACCACCAGGACCCTTCCACCGTCGGGGGGCTCACCGCCGAGGACATGGAGAAGGCGCGCCAGGGCAAGAAGGCCGAGGTCAAGTCGCACAAGCAGATG ctgagcgagagagccagagagaggaaAGTGCCGGTGACTCGGCTCGGCAGGCTGGCCAACTTTGGAG GTCTAGCTGTGGGTTTGGGGTTTGGCGCACTGGCGGAAGTTGCTAAGAAGACCATGAGACACACCGGCACAGCAGG tgAAAACAACAAGGGCGTGCTGGACTCCAGCCCCTTCCTGTCCGAGGCCAACGCCGAGCGCATCGTCAGGACCTTGTGCAAAGTGCGAGGAGCGGCGCTGAAGCTGGGCCAGATGCTCAGCATTCAAG ACGACGCCTTCATCAACCCGCAGCTCGCCAAGGTCTTTGAGCGCGTCAGGCAGAGCGCCGACTTTATgccaatcaagcaaatgacg AAAGCGCTGAACAGCGACCTCGGGCCCAACTGGAGGGACCAGGTGGAGTCGTTTGAGGAGCGCCCGTTTGCAGCGGCGTCCATCGGCCAGGTTCACCTGGCGAGGATGAAGGACGGCAGGGAGGTGGCCATGAAAATACAG TACCCCGGCGTGGCTCAGAGTATCCACAGCGACGTCAACAACCTGATGACGGTGCTGAACCTCAGCAACGCCCTGCCGGAAG GTCTGTTTCCGGAGCACCTGATAGACGTGATGAGAAgagagctggagctggagtgcGATTACATCCGAGAGgcaaagtgtgccaagaaattcaa GGAGCTGCTGAAGGACCACCCGTTCTTCTACGTGCCCGAGGTGATCGACGAGCTGTGCGGCCGCCACGTCCTGACCACGGAGCTGGTGCCCGGCTTCCCCCTGGACCAGGCCGCCGGCCTCACGCAGGAGCTGAGGAACGAG aTCTGTCACAACATCCTGCTGCTGTGCCTCCGGGAGCTGTTTGAGTTCAGGTTCATGCAGACCGACCCGAACTGGTCCAACTTCTTCTACGACCCGCAGACCCACAGG GTGGCGCTGTTGGACTTTGGCGCCACGAGAGGATTTGATCTGAGTTTCACCGATGACTACATAGAG ATCATCCGCTCGGCCGCAGAGGGCGACCGAGAGGGAGTTCTGAAGAAATCCATCAACATGAAGTTCCTGACCGGATACGAGTCCAAG GCCATGATGAGCGCCCACGTGGACGCGGTGATGATCCTCGGCGAGGCCTTCGCCTCCACGGACGACTTCGAGTTCGGGTCCCAGTCCACCACGCGGAGGATCCACAACCTCATCCCCGTGATGCTCAAGCACCGGCTCACCCCCCCGCCCGAGGAGACGTACTCCCTCCACCGCAAGATGGGCGGCTCGTTCCTCATCTGCGCCCGGCTGAACGCGCAGCTGCGCTGCAAGGACATGTTCCACGCCACGTACCAGAGGTACTGGGAGGGCCGCACGCCGCCCAACCAGGCGGCCTGA
- the coq8aa gene encoding atypical kinase COQ8A, mitochondrial isoform X1, producing the protein MAGDMILVMRGLAKLSQAVVETQGSSLRSGAGLPAVGAVVQSVQSVAEQGLSAAMTTMQGLSGRQQASPSEPDHDFPQDDAAFEFEEGGAEFAGDQTGSSREFAARDGAASAAGGAGGAAGAGGGKQSLFEGCKDPSQQFGGHARPYHQDARHFYSHSLSRHLWGRLYSRHPVSQLRLYHQDPSTVGGLTAEDMEKARQGKKAEVKSHKQMLSERARERKVPVTRLGRLANFGGLAVGLGFGALAEVAKKTMRHTGTAGDENNKGVLDSSPFLSEANAERIVRTLCKVRGAALKLGQMLSIQDDAFINPQLAKVFERVRQSADFMPIKQMTKALNSDLGPNWRDQVESFEERPFAAASIGQVHLARMKDGREVAMKIQYPGVAQSIHSDVNNLMTVLNLSNALPEGLFPEHLIDVMRRELELECDYIREAKCAKKFKELLKDHPFFYVPEVIDELCGRHVLTTELVPGFPLDQAAGLTQELRNEICHNILLLCLRELFEFRFMQTDPNWSNFFYDPQTHRVALLDFGATRGFDLSFTDDYIEIIRSAAEGDREGVLKKSINMKFLTGYESKAMMSAHVDAVMILGEAFASTDDFEFGSQSTTRRIHNLIPVMLKHRLTPPPEETYSLHRKMGGSFLICARLNAQLRCKDMFHATYQRYWEGRTPPNQAA; encoded by the exons ATGGCAGGAGATATGATCCTAGTGATGCGGGGCTTGGCCAAGTTGAGCCAGGCGGTGGTGGAGACTCAGGGCAGCAGCCTGCGCAGCGGAGCAG GCCTCCCGGCAGTTGGCGCCGTGGTCCAAAGCGTCCAGTCGGTTGCCGAGCAGGGCCTCTCTGCCGCCATGACGACAATGCAG GGGCTGAGCGGCCGGCAGCAGGCGTCTCCGTCGGAGCCCGACCACGACTTCCCGCAGGACGACGCGGCGTTCGAGTTCGAGGAGGGCGGCGCCGAGTTCGCCGGGGATCAAACGGGAAGCAGTCGGGAATTTGCCGCCCGCGACggcgcagcatcagcagcaggaggagcaggaggagcagcaggagcaggaggaggcaaACAGTCGCTGTTTGAGGGATGCAAAGATCCCAGCCAGCAGTTCGGTGGACACGCCAGACCCTACCACCAAGACGCCAG ACACTTCTACAGCCACAGCCTGAGCAGGCACCTGTGGGGGCGGCTGTACAGCCGGCATCCGGTCAGCCAGCTCAGGCTCTACCACCAGGACCCTTCCACCGTCGGGGGGCTCACCGCCGAGGACATGGAGAAGGCGCGCCAGGGCAAGAAGGCCGAGGTCAAGTCGCACAAGCAGATG ctgagcgagagagccagagagaggaaAGTGCCGGTGACTCGGCTCGGCAGGCTGGCCAACTTTGGAG GTCTAGCTGTGGGTTTGGGGTTTGGCGCACTGGCGGAAGTTGCTAAGAAGACCATGAGACACACCGGCACAGCAG gtgatgAAAACAACAAGGGCGTGCTGGACTCCAGCCCCTTCCTGTCCGAGGCCAACGCCGAGCGCATCGTCAGGACCTTGTGCAAAGTGCGAGGAGCGGCGCTGAAGCTGGGCCAGATGCTCAGCATTCAAG ACGACGCCTTCATCAACCCGCAGCTCGCCAAGGTCTTTGAGCGCGTCAGGCAGAGCGCCGACTTTATgccaatcaagcaaatgacg AAAGCGCTGAACAGCGACCTCGGGCCCAACTGGAGGGACCAGGTGGAGTCGTTTGAGGAGCGCCCGTTTGCAGCGGCGTCCATCGGCCAGGTTCACCTGGCGAGGATGAAGGACGGCAGGGAGGTGGCCATGAAAATACAG TACCCCGGCGTGGCTCAGAGTATCCACAGCGACGTCAACAACCTGATGACGGTGCTGAACCTCAGCAACGCCCTGCCGGAAG GTCTGTTTCCGGAGCACCTGATAGACGTGATGAGAAgagagctggagctggagtgcGATTACATCCGAGAGgcaaagtgtgccaagaaattcaa GGAGCTGCTGAAGGACCACCCGTTCTTCTACGTGCCCGAGGTGATCGACGAGCTGTGCGGCCGCCACGTCCTGACCACGGAGCTGGTGCCCGGCTTCCCCCTGGACCAGGCCGCCGGCCTCACGCAGGAGCTGAGGAACGAG aTCTGTCACAACATCCTGCTGCTGTGCCTCCGGGAGCTGTTTGAGTTCAGGTTCATGCAGACCGACCCGAACTGGTCCAACTTCTTCTACGACCCGCAGACCCACAGG GTGGCGCTGTTGGACTTTGGCGCCACGAGAGGATTTGATCTGAGTTTCACCGATGACTACATAGAG ATCATCCGCTCGGCCGCAGAGGGCGACCGAGAGGGAGTTCTGAAGAAATCCATCAACATGAAGTTCCTGACCGGATACGAGTCCAAG GCCATGATGAGCGCCCACGTGGACGCGGTGATGATCCTCGGCGAGGCCTTCGCCTCCACGGACGACTTCGAGTTCGGGTCCCAGTCCACCACGCGGAGGATCCACAACCTCATCCCCGTGATGCTCAAGCACCGGCTCACCCCCCCGCCCGAGGAGACGTACTCCCTCCACCGCAAGATGGGCGGCTCGTTCCTCATCTGCGCCCGGCTGAACGCGCAGCTGCGCTGCAAGGACATGTTCCACGCCACGTACCAGAGGTACTGGGAGGGCCGCACGCCGCCCAACCAGGCGGCCTGA
- the coq8aa gene encoding atypical kinase COQ8A, mitochondrial isoform X3, whose product MAGDMILVMRGLAKLSQAVVETQGSSLRSGAGLPAVGAVVQSVQSVAEQGLSAAMTTMQGLSGRQQASPSEPDHDFPQDDAAFEFEEGGAEFAGDQTGSSREFAARDGAASAAGGAGGAAGAGGGKQSLFEGCKDPSQQFGGHARPYHQDARHFYSHSLSRHLWGRLYSRHPVSQLRLYHQDPSTVGGLTAEDMEKARQGKKAELSERARERKVPVTRLGRLANFGGLAVGLGFGALAEVAKKTMRHTGTAGDENNKGVLDSSPFLSEANAERIVRTLCKVRGAALKLGQMLSIQDDAFINPQLAKVFERVRQSADFMPIKQMTKALNSDLGPNWRDQVESFEERPFAAASIGQVHLARMKDGREVAMKIQYPGVAQSIHSDVNNLMTVLNLSNALPEGLFPEHLIDVMRRELELECDYIREAKCAKKFKELLKDHPFFYVPEVIDELCGRHVLTTELVPGFPLDQAAGLTQELRNEICHNILLLCLRELFEFRFMQTDPNWSNFFYDPQTHRVALLDFGATRGFDLSFTDDYIEIIRSAAEGDREGVLKKSINMKFLTGYESKAMMSAHVDAVMILGEAFASTDDFEFGSQSTTRRIHNLIPVMLKHRLTPPPEETYSLHRKMGGSFLICARLNAQLRCKDMFHATYQRYWEGRTPPNQAA is encoded by the exons ATGGCAGGAGATATGATCCTAGTGATGCGGGGCTTGGCCAAGTTGAGCCAGGCGGTGGTGGAGACTCAGGGCAGCAGCCTGCGCAGCGGAGCAG GCCTCCCGGCAGTTGGCGCCGTGGTCCAAAGCGTCCAGTCGGTTGCCGAGCAGGGCCTCTCTGCCGCCATGACGACAATGCAG GGGCTGAGCGGCCGGCAGCAGGCGTCTCCGTCGGAGCCCGACCACGACTTCCCGCAGGACGACGCGGCGTTCGAGTTCGAGGAGGGCGGCGCCGAGTTCGCCGGGGATCAAACGGGAAGCAGTCGGGAATTTGCCGCCCGCGACggcgcagcatcagcagcaggaggagcaggaggagcagcaggagcaggaggaggcaaACAGTCGCTGTTTGAGGGATGCAAAGATCCCAGCCAGCAGTTCGGTGGACACGCCAGACCCTACCACCAAGACGCCAG ACACTTCTACAGCCACAGCCTGAGCAGGCACCTGTGGGGGCGGCTGTACAGCCGGCATCCGGTCAGCCAGCTCAGGCTCTACCACCAGGACCCTTCCACCGTCGGGGGGCTCACCGCCGAGGACATGGAGAAGGCGCGCCAGGGCAAGAAGGCCGAG ctgagcgagagagccagagagaggaaAGTGCCGGTGACTCGGCTCGGCAGGCTGGCCAACTTTGGAG GTCTAGCTGTGGGTTTGGGGTTTGGCGCACTGGCGGAAGTTGCTAAGAAGACCATGAGACACACCGGCACAGCAG gtgatgAAAACAACAAGGGCGTGCTGGACTCCAGCCCCTTCCTGTCCGAGGCCAACGCCGAGCGCATCGTCAGGACCTTGTGCAAAGTGCGAGGAGCGGCGCTGAAGCTGGGCCAGATGCTCAGCATTCAAG ACGACGCCTTCATCAACCCGCAGCTCGCCAAGGTCTTTGAGCGCGTCAGGCAGAGCGCCGACTTTATgccaatcaagcaaatgacg AAAGCGCTGAACAGCGACCTCGGGCCCAACTGGAGGGACCAGGTGGAGTCGTTTGAGGAGCGCCCGTTTGCAGCGGCGTCCATCGGCCAGGTTCACCTGGCGAGGATGAAGGACGGCAGGGAGGTGGCCATGAAAATACAG TACCCCGGCGTGGCTCAGAGTATCCACAGCGACGTCAACAACCTGATGACGGTGCTGAACCTCAGCAACGCCCTGCCGGAAG GTCTGTTTCCGGAGCACCTGATAGACGTGATGAGAAgagagctggagctggagtgcGATTACATCCGAGAGgcaaagtgtgccaagaaattcaa GGAGCTGCTGAAGGACCACCCGTTCTTCTACGTGCCCGAGGTGATCGACGAGCTGTGCGGCCGCCACGTCCTGACCACGGAGCTGGTGCCCGGCTTCCCCCTGGACCAGGCCGCCGGCCTCACGCAGGAGCTGAGGAACGAG aTCTGTCACAACATCCTGCTGCTGTGCCTCCGGGAGCTGTTTGAGTTCAGGTTCATGCAGACCGACCCGAACTGGTCCAACTTCTTCTACGACCCGCAGACCCACAGG GTGGCGCTGTTGGACTTTGGCGCCACGAGAGGATTTGATCTGAGTTTCACCGATGACTACATAGAG ATCATCCGCTCGGCCGCAGAGGGCGACCGAGAGGGAGTTCTGAAGAAATCCATCAACATGAAGTTCCTGACCGGATACGAGTCCAAG GCCATGATGAGCGCCCACGTGGACGCGGTGATGATCCTCGGCGAGGCCTTCGCCTCCACGGACGACTTCGAGTTCGGGTCCCAGTCCACCACGCGGAGGATCCACAACCTCATCCCCGTGATGCTCAAGCACCGGCTCACCCCCCCGCCCGAGGAGACGTACTCCCTCCACCGCAAGATGGGCGGCTCGTTCCTCATCTGCGCCCGGCTGAACGCGCAGCTGCGCTGCAAGGACATGTTCCACGCCACGTACCAGAGGTACTGGGAGGGCCGCACGCCGCCCAACCAGGCGGCCTGA